One window of Candidatus Nitrospira kreftii genomic DNA carries:
- a CDS encoding Mechanosensitive ion channel protein MscS: protein MVESYVTGFIDRWVGWSTTSGLRVLIIAVMMIVGLAIVRRAMDRFQKVYEGTLPTESQVKRATTLTHVIRDVARVAILTVGGMMMLSEVGVDLKPILAAAGLGGLAVGFGAQSLVKDVITGFFILLEDSIGVGDVVEIAGVGGVVEEVKLRTVTLRDLSGNVHVVPNGVIDKVKNMTKVYAFYLFEVGIAYREDVDEVMAVLRDIGDELRQDPQFSEDILEPLEMLGVDQFAESAVIIKCRIKTRPIKQWRVGREMNRRIKKTFDAKGIEIPFPHQTIYWGEPKQGTPPPLYVAGLQSAQPTSN from the coding sequence ATGGTGGAATCGTATGTGACGGGGTTCATCGATCGATGGGTCGGTTGGTCGACGACGTCGGGTTTGCGAGTCCTGATCATCGCCGTCATGATGATTGTGGGACTCGCGATCGTCAGACGGGCGATGGATCGATTTCAGAAAGTGTATGAAGGAACGTTGCCGACCGAGTCGCAGGTGAAACGGGCCACGACTCTGACTCATGTTATTCGTGACGTGGCTCGCGTGGCGATTTTGACCGTGGGAGGCATGATGATGTTGTCGGAGGTCGGAGTCGATCTGAAACCAATCCTGGCGGCAGCCGGTCTTGGGGGATTGGCCGTTGGCTTTGGCGCCCAAAGTTTGGTGAAGGATGTGATTACGGGGTTCTTCATCCTTCTCGAAGATTCGATCGGAGTCGGCGATGTGGTGGAGATTGCGGGAGTCGGAGGGGTAGTCGAAGAGGTGAAACTTCGGACAGTGACCCTTCGGGATCTATCTGGAAACGTGCATGTGGTACCGAATGGAGTCATCGATAAGGTGAAGAACATGACAAAAGTCTATGCCTTCTACCTCTTCGAAGTCGGTATCGCATACCGAGAAGATGTCGACGAAGTCATGGCGGTTCTGCGCGACATCGGGGATGAACTCCGCCAAGACCCTCAGTTTTCAGAGGATATTCTGGAGCCGTTGGAAATGTTGGGGGTGGATCAATTCGCCGAGTCGGCCGTGATCATCAAGTGTCGGATCAAAACTCGGCCGATCAAACAATGGCGGGTGGGACGGGAGATGAATCGTCGGATTAAGAAGACCTTCGATGCGAAAGGGATCGAAATCCCGTTCCCACATCAAACGATTTACTGGGGGGAGCCGAAACAAGGAACACCGCCTCCGCTGTATGTGGCGGGACTGCAATCAGCCCAGCCAACATCAAATTGA
- a CDS encoding Malto-oligosyltrehalose trehalohydrolase → MSMTQPQGWLLDIGAIPISTDNVKFRVWAPYAESVAVKLIDQDRVVGPMQRDGQGYFEIIVSGIVPRARYQYVLDGVNERPDPASRFQSDGVHGPSVVVDPTSFQWTDTDWQGMSLDKFIVYELHVGTFTEDGTFDAIIPHLSYLRDTVGITAIELMPVAEFPGRRNWGYDGVHPFAPQSSYGGPDGMKRLVDACHAAGLAVILDVVYNHLGPEGNYLGEFGPYFTDRYRTPWGSAINYDGPDSDEVRRYVVDNALYWVTEYHIDGLRLDAIHGIFDFSAQHVLKDIAYAVHAQARLLGRQVNVIAESDLNDTRVIDPPSVGGYGLDGQWNDDFHHALRVVLTGEQKGYYADFHGLTDLATAVRDGFVYDARYSAYRRRRHGNSSQHCRPSQFVVFSQNHDQIGNRAVGDRLSTQLPWDALKAIRALVLLSPNIPLLFMGEEYGETAPFQYFIEHGDPDLIEAVRQGRQREFAHFGWNPEDIPDPQDSGTFERSRLRRDNLTDRQAELLRWTKALIRLRRTESSLGAGDGTARSHRVWAFENEQVLMVHRWTQDHEASLVVCGFNTSPVTIRLFEPHGTWLRRLDSMDKAFGGSGQGSMPTHLVVSPQGISLSIPAYGTAVFLAS, encoded by the coding sequence ATGAGTATGACACAACCACAGGGATGGTTGCTCGACATCGGTGCCATTCCAATATCTACTGACAATGTGAAATTCCGTGTCTGGGCGCCGTATGCCGAGTCCGTGGCCGTGAAACTGATCGACCAAGATCGAGTCGTGGGGCCTATGCAGCGAGACGGACAGGGGTATTTTGAAATTATTGTGAGCGGAATCGTCCCGCGCGCCCGTTACCAGTATGTACTGGATGGAGTAAACGAACGACCTGACCCCGCCTCTCGTTTCCAATCCGATGGTGTCCACGGCCCATCCGTTGTGGTTGATCCGACCTCATTTCAGTGGACGGATACGGACTGGCAGGGGATGTCATTGGACAAATTCATTGTGTACGAACTGCATGTTGGAACGTTCACGGAGGATGGCACCTTCGATGCGATCATCCCGCATCTGTCCTATCTCAGGGATACCGTCGGGATTACGGCCATTGAGCTCATGCCGGTCGCGGAATTTCCAGGCCGGCGCAACTGGGGTTACGATGGCGTTCACCCCTTCGCTCCGCAGTCGAGTTATGGCGGCCCTGATGGCATGAAACGGCTTGTCGATGCCTGCCATGCGGCCGGACTCGCCGTGATTCTTGATGTGGTGTACAACCACTTGGGGCCAGAAGGGAACTATCTCGGTGAGTTTGGTCCCTATTTTACGGATCGATACAGGACCCCATGGGGGTCAGCCATCAATTACGATGGGCCAGACAGCGACGAAGTTCGGCGATACGTCGTCGACAACGCATTGTATTGGGTGACCGAATACCACATCGATGGGCTCAGGTTGGACGCGATCCATGGCATCTTCGACTTTAGCGCTCAGCATGTTCTCAAGGACATCGCATATGCGGTCCATGCTCAGGCCCGACTTCTTGGTCGGCAGGTGAACGTTATCGCGGAAAGCGATTTGAACGATACACGCGTAATCGATCCTCCTTCGGTCGGGGGATATGGACTCGACGGCCAATGGAATGACGATTTCCATCATGCCTTGCGCGTCGTCCTGACGGGCGAGCAGAAGGGGTACTATGCAGATTTTCATGGGCTGACTGATCTGGCCACCGCGGTTCGTGATGGGTTCGTCTACGACGCTCGCTACTCCGCATACCGCCGCCGACGGCATGGGAATTCGTCTCAGCATTGCCGTCCATCTCAGTTCGTGGTGTTTTCCCAGAATCACGATCAAATCGGCAATCGCGCGGTCGGAGATCGGCTGAGTACCCAACTTCCATGGGATGCGCTGAAGGCAATCCGGGCTCTCGTATTACTGTCTCCCAATATTCCCTTGTTATTCATGGGTGAAGAATATGGTGAAACAGCGCCATTCCAATACTTCATCGAGCATGGTGATCCTGATTTGATCGAAGCGGTTCGGCAAGGCCGTCAGCGGGAATTTGCGCATTTCGGCTGGAATCCGGAAGACATTCCGGATCCCCAGGACTCGGGGACCTTCGAGCGAAGTCGGTTGCGTCGGGACAATCTCACCGATCGGCAGGCAGAACTGTTGCGATGGACCAAGGCGTTGATCCGGTTGAGGAGAACGGAATCATCATTGGGTGCAGGAGACGGCACGGCTCGGAGTCATCGTGTTTGGGCGTTCGAGAATGAGCAGGTTTTGATGGTGCATCGTTGGACGCAAGACCATGAGGCCTCGCTGGTAGTCTGTGGATTCAATACGTCGCCGGTAACGATACGATTATTCGAGCCGCACGGCACATGGCTGCGACGGCTTGACTCCATGGATAAAGCATTCGGTGGGAGTGGTCAAGGTTCGATGCCAACACATCTCGTTGTCTCGCCTCAAGGAATTTCGTTATCGATTCCGGCCTATGGTACAGCCGTATTCCTGGCTTCGTAG
- a CDS encoding glycogen debranching enzyme, whose translation MRVWPGHPYPLGATWDGEGVNFALFSEHATAVELCLFDGPESTKESHHVRIEERTDQVWHAYIHGLWPGQHYGYRVHGPYAPQEGHRFNHHKLLIDPYAKSIAGTVEWSDAMFGYRIGDQKADLSFDTRDNAANIPKCVVVDQAFTWGGDRQLKTPWDRTVIYEVHVKGFTARHPEVPDHMRGTYSGLTTPAVIDHLLELGVTAIELLPVHHFVRDKHLADRSLTNYWGYNTIGFLAPDIRYAVSPVRGRHVREFKTMVKTLHSAGIEVILDVVYNHTAEGNQLGPTLSFKGIDNAAYYRLVDNDKRYYMDYTGCGNTLNVTHPRTLQLIMDSLRYWVTEMHVDGFRFDLASTLARELHAVDRLSAFFDILHQDPILSQTYLIAEPWDVGEGGYQVGNFPVGWAEWNGKYRDTIRRYVKGDGGQMAELAYRLTGSSDLYSMSGRRPFASINFITAHDGFTLHDLVSYNDKHNEANGENNQDGTNDNDSWNCGVEGPTNDPAILELRERQKRNFLTLLFLSQGVPMLSGGDEIGRTQKGNNNAYCQDNEISWFDWNLDHAQSNLLAFVRQLIAFRKKHPVLRRRRFFQGRHIRGSEVKDLSWFRPDGKEMTDEDWNAGYSKSLALRLAGDAIAERDQKGRPIVDDTLLVLLNAHHTPLAFTLPAHRRGIRWHAVVDTSLSGENEKQVSAFKGGEQYEMEARSIAVLRLNGKH comes from the coding sequence ATGAGAGTTTGGCCAGGACACCCGTATCCACTAGGTGCGACATGGGACGGGGAAGGGGTGAACTTTGCCCTCTTTTCAGAACATGCCACAGCTGTTGAGCTATGTCTGTTCGATGGACCTGAATCTACCAAAGAATCCCATCATGTCCGCATCGAAGAACGGACCGATCAAGTCTGGCACGCGTACATTCACGGTCTCTGGCCTGGCCAACACTATGGCTATCGAGTGCACGGACCCTACGCTCCACAAGAAGGCCATCGATTCAATCATCACAAACTGCTGATCGATCCCTATGCCAAATCCATCGCGGGCACGGTTGAGTGGTCGGACGCCATGTTCGGCTATCGAATCGGAGACCAGAAGGCGGATCTCTCTTTCGATACGCGTGATAATGCAGCCAATATTCCAAAATGTGTGGTCGTCGATCAGGCCTTCACCTGGGGAGGAGACCGTCAACTGAAAACTCCATGGGATCGCACCGTCATTTACGAAGTGCACGTCAAGGGATTCACGGCGCGCCACCCTGAAGTGCCCGATCATATGCGAGGCACCTATTCCGGCCTCACCACGCCGGCGGTCATCGACCATTTGCTGGAGCTAGGAGTCACCGCCATTGAGTTGCTACCGGTCCATCATTTTGTGCGGGACAAGCACCTGGCCGATCGAAGCCTGACCAACTACTGGGGTTACAATACGATCGGCTTCTTAGCTCCGGATATCCGCTACGCCGTGTCGCCGGTCCGTGGGCGGCATGTCCGGGAGTTCAAGACCATGGTCAAGACACTTCATAGCGCAGGCATTGAGGTGATCTTGGACGTCGTCTACAACCATACAGCCGAAGGCAACCAGCTCGGCCCGACCCTCTCGTTCAAAGGGATCGACAATGCCGCCTATTACCGGTTGGTCGACAACGACAAACGCTATTACATGGACTACACCGGCTGCGGAAACACGCTCAATGTCACGCATCCACGGACGCTTCAACTCATCATGGATAGTCTTCGGTATTGGGTGACAGAAATGCATGTGGACGGCTTTCGGTTCGACCTGGCCTCCACCCTCGCCAGAGAATTGCATGCCGTCGACCGATTGAGCGCTTTCTTTGACATCCTGCATCAAGACCCTATCCTCTCACAGACCTACCTAATTGCGGAACCGTGGGACGTCGGAGAGGGCGGATATCAGGTCGGCAATTTTCCCGTGGGCTGGGCTGAATGGAACGGCAAGTATCGGGATACAATTCGCCGGTACGTGAAGGGAGATGGCGGCCAAATGGCGGAGCTTGCCTATCGCCTGACCGGCAGCAGCGACCTCTACAGCATGAGCGGGCGCAGACCCTTTGCCAGCATCAACTTCATCACAGCGCACGACGGATTCACACTCCACGACCTCGTGTCCTACAACGACAAGCACAACGAAGCCAACGGAGAAAACAATCAAGACGGCACAAACGACAATGATAGCTGGAACTGTGGCGTGGAAGGTCCAACCAACGATCCCGCGATTCTCGAGTTGCGAGAGCGCCAGAAACGGAATTTCCTGACGCTCCTGTTTCTCTCCCAAGGTGTTCCGATGCTCAGCGGTGGCGACGAGATCGGACGGACGCAAAAGGGCAATAACAACGCGTATTGCCAGGATAATGAGATCAGCTGGTTCGACTGGAACCTCGATCATGCGCAATCCAATTTACTGGCGTTCGTCAGACAGCTCATCGCCTTTCGCAAAAAGCATCCAGTCCTTCGCCGACGTCGTTTTTTTCAGGGACGCCATATTAGGGGATCCGAAGTCAAAGATCTCTCGTGGTTTCGGCCAGACGGCAAGGAGATGACCGACGAAGACTGGAATGCGGGGTACTCCAAATCACTCGCCCTCCGGCTGGCTGGCGATGCCATCGCCGAGAGAGATCAGAAGGGACGCCCAATCGTCGACGACACGCTGTTGGTACTCCTCAATGCCCACCATACCCCCCTCGCGTTCACCTTGCCGGCTCATAGACGGGGGATCCGGTGGCATGCAGTGGTGGACACCTCGCTCTCAGGGGAAAACGAAAAGCAAGTCAGTGCGTTCAAAGGAGGCGAGCAGTACGAAATGGAAGCTCGATCGATCGCCGTGCTGCGTCTGAACGGAAAGCACTAA
- a CDS encoding Trehalose/maltose import ATP-binding protein MalK, giving the protein MAEVRIELIEKRIGQKTILPPLTLTVHDGEFFVLVGPSGCGKSTLLSLLAGLDQPTAGRILFDGSDVTDLEPRERDVALVFQSYALYPHMTVRENMAFPLSVAPRAKRLERKRIEEEVQRVAGFLGLSALLNRRPREISGGQRQRVALGRALIRKPRLFLLDEPLSNLDAQLRASMRAELLRLHKELKVTTVYVTHDQTEAMTLGDRLAALNQGRIQQVGRPHDIYATPANLFVAGFMGYPPMNLLSARLRNDSIQAGPLYLTRPPDAPTVNQGQTLTVGLRPEDIVVSPANDTGAEGAGFGIVRLTEPSGPTLWVTAELNDHDEVVTIIGSAQAGFVPKIGERVAVSAPRATLHLFDPTTGLRLGSS; this is encoded by the coding sequence ATGGCCGAAGTCCGGATCGAGCTTATCGAGAAACGCATCGGGCAAAAGACCATCCTCCCTCCACTCACGTTGACGGTGCATGACGGCGAGTTCTTCGTGCTCGTGGGTCCCTCCGGGTGCGGCAAATCTACGCTGTTGAGTCTCCTTGCCGGTCTCGACCAGCCGACTGCCGGTCGTATTTTGTTCGACGGCAGCGATGTGACCGACCTAGAGCCGCGCGAACGTGACGTGGCGTTGGTTTTTCAAAGCTATGCCCTGTATCCCCACATGACTGTGCGCGAAAACATGGCCTTCCCACTGAGCGTTGCTCCCCGCGCAAAGCGCCTCGAGCGGAAGCGCATAGAGGAAGAAGTGCAACGGGTGGCAGGATTCCTTGGCTTGTCAGCATTGCTCAATCGGCGGCCACGCGAAATCTCCGGTGGCCAACGGCAACGGGTCGCCTTGGGACGGGCGCTCATCAGGAAGCCGAGACTGTTTCTGCTGGACGAACCACTGTCGAATCTCGATGCACAATTGCGCGCCTCCATGCGCGCGGAGTTGCTCCGACTTCACAAGGAACTGAAGGTCACGACGGTCTATGTGACCCACGATCAAACAGAAGCCATGACCTTAGGCGATCGGCTTGCGGCGCTCAACCAGGGACGGATTCAGCAGGTCGGTCGGCCTCATGACATCTATGCCACTCCCGCCAATCTCTTCGTGGCAGGCTTCATGGGGTATCCGCCGATGAATTTGCTCTCAGCGAGGCTCAGAAACGACAGCATCCAAGCTGGACCGTTGTATCTCACACGGCCTCCGGATGCACCAACAGTCAACCAAGGGCAGACTCTGACCGTCGGCCTCAGACCGGAAGACATCGTGGTGAGTCCGGCAAACGATACAGGAGCTGAAGGTGCCGGATTCGGTATTGTTCGCCTAACCGAACCTTCGGGGCCAACCTTGTGGGTAACGGCGGAGCTCAATGATCATGACGAGGTCGTCACCATAATCGGTTCTGCACAAGCCGGGTTTGTCCCGAAGATCGGGGAGCGTGTCGCAGTCTCAGCGCCACGCGCGACTCTTCACCTATTTGATCCGACGACAGGGCTACGGCTGGGGTCGTCGTAG
- a CDS encoding Trehalose transport system permease protein SugB, translating to MMRGHDDQAGFTMMIWIRTHGFTACVLLFVGLFCLGPVLWQAVTSLKPDQDLVRLPPLIPERVTSVHYDRVLLQSSLPRSLANSMVVAASATVTAIVVGAFCAFALARLPIAGKSVILGVALVTSMFPPIAVISPLYLLMREFGLRDTLVAVGLTHAVYSLPLAVWLLTSFFQQLPKELYQAARIDGCTPLQALLTVMLPLARPGLAVAALLVFIYSWNEFMFALTLTASDTTRTAPVAVALFPGLYEIPWGDLAAASLVVTLPVAALALAFQRHIIAGLTAGSVKG from the coding sequence ATGATGCGTGGCCATGACGATCAGGCTGGCTTCACGATGATGATCTGGATCCGCACCCATGGCTTTACTGCATGTGTCTTACTTTTTGTCGGGTTGTTTTGTCTCGGGCCGGTGCTCTGGCAGGCGGTCACATCGCTCAAGCCTGATCAGGATCTCGTGCGTCTGCCGCCACTCATCCCGGAGCGCGTGACCAGCGTTCACTATGATCGGGTCCTGCTTCAGTCTTCATTGCCACGGTCGCTTGCGAACAGCATGGTCGTGGCGGCAAGTGCGACGGTGACCGCCATTGTGGTTGGTGCATTCTGTGCGTTTGCCCTCGCACGGCTACCGATTGCCGGTAAGTCGGTGATATTAGGGGTGGCGCTCGTCACATCGATGTTCCCACCTATCGCCGTTATCAGTCCTTTATATCTCCTGATGCGGGAGTTCGGGTTAAGGGATACTCTTGTCGCAGTGGGACTGACCCATGCGGTCTATTCGCTGCCGCTCGCCGTGTGGTTGTTGACGAGTTTCTTTCAGCAGCTTCCCAAGGAGCTCTATCAGGCTGCGCGGATCGATGGCTGCACACCATTACAGGCCTTGCTGACCGTTATGTTGCCCCTCGCGCGACCGGGACTCGCTGTTGCCGCGCTGTTGGTCTTCATTTATTCGTGGAATGAGTTCATGTTCGCCCTGACGCTGACGGCCAGTGATACCACTCGCACCGCGCCGGTGGCGGTTGCCCTATTCCCTGGACTGTATGAAATTCCTTGGGGCGATTTGGCGGCGGCCTCTCTGGTGGTTACGTTGCCGGTTGCCGCTCTTGCCCTGGCGTTTCAACGCCACATCATTGCCGGGCTGACGGCCGGCAGCGTGAAAGGATAG
- a CDS encoding Trehalose/maltose transport system permease protein MalF encodes MIDRSFAEIKKRSGMIHLSERAWGYLFASPAFLLVGLIALAPIAAALWLSLRQQLPIFGIDEFVGVRNYLQLWGDDRFWAACRTTLYFTVLSVSAELLLGFGFALLLNRLSDGGGGGLRWAHVMIILPWAIPTVVSAQIWAWLYQPDFGLLNYLLSAAGMTGGRIDWLADPDWAIHAAVVMDVWKTTPFAALLLLAGLKTVPQELYAAARADGAGTWEQFRRITLPLLMPVVVIVLVFRTMDAVRVFDAVFVLTGGGPGNSTETLSIYAYKTLFQTLQFGYGSALATAMFVLAAVLSLLYLLLLRRHVQESA; translated from the coding sequence ATGATCGATCGTTCGTTCGCTGAGATCAAGAAACGGAGTGGGATGATCCATCTGTCCGAGCGAGCATGGGGCTACCTGTTTGCCAGTCCTGCCTTCTTGTTGGTGGGTCTGATCGCACTCGCACCGATTGCAGCGGCCTTGTGGCTCAGTCTGCGTCAGCAGTTGCCGATCTTTGGAATCGACGAATTCGTCGGCGTTCGAAACTATCTCCAATTGTGGGGAGACGACCGGTTCTGGGCCGCTTGCCGAACGACCCTCTACTTCACGGTTTTGTCAGTTTCGGCGGAGCTATTGTTGGGTTTCGGGTTTGCGCTGCTCTTGAACCGCTTGTCGGACGGAGGGGGCGGGGGACTGCGATGGGCCCACGTCATGATCATCCTGCCTTGGGCCATCCCGACCGTGGTGTCCGCGCAGATCTGGGCCTGGCTCTACCAGCCCGACTTCGGCCTGCTCAATTATTTGCTCTCTGCGGCTGGCATGACGGGCGGTCGTATCGATTGGCTGGCGGATCCCGATTGGGCGATTCATGCCGCCGTCGTCATGGACGTCTGGAAAACAACGCCGTTCGCGGCATTGCTTCTGCTGGCCGGGTTAAAGACCGTTCCGCAGGAGCTCTACGCTGCCGCGCGGGCAGATGGGGCGGGAACTTGGGAGCAGTTTCGACGGATTACGTTGCCGCTGTTGATGCCGGTCGTGGTCATCGTGCTTGTATTCCGCACGATGGATGCGGTCCGGGTGTTTGACGCGGTCTTCGTGTTGACCGGCGGAGGACCAGGCAACAGCACTGAGACACTGTCGATCTATGCATACAAGACGCTGTTCCAAACATTGCAGTTTGGATATGGATCTGCCCTGGCAACGGCGATGTTTGTGCTCGCCGCCGTCCTGTCTCTGTTGTATTTGTTGCTGTTACGCAGGCATGTTCAGGAGAGCGCATGA
- a CDS encoding putative ABC-type sugar transport system, periplasmic binding component, producing MIGAFLLLWVATMLGCTQTGEGTDRVPTVLVFKHGKLSGEGRVLSDLLRDFEQRHPGILVREELLPSDSDRQHQYYAMNLDGGKAPFDLLAIDTIWAQEFAKAGWIAPLDEVLTPAEQGEFFPGPIEAATFQGRLYAVPWYVDAGVLYYRRDLLDRHGLEPPRTWLELAHMAKLVLKAERDSALAGFVWQGKQYEGLMCVALEVLRSNGTDLWVGDRDRAEYGLRFLREMIATHGITPLSTSMADEESTRWMFGEGHALFMRNWPYAWSLLQQEGSPVRGKIGIVPLPAFPGFSSAPVLGGWMLAVPSSSTHQEVVRDLISFLTSPNTQRKIAMELGYNPVRQALYTDESLLKVRPLLKNLYPILLDAKPRPVTPYYLLVSQAVQPEVSAVVVGRRSPAEALDVIRRRVDQIMGEQTSPARMGRS from the coding sequence ATGATCGGCGCTTTTCTCCTGCTCTGGGTGGCAACGATGCTCGGGTGCACACAGACCGGAGAAGGGACTGATCGCGTACCGACGGTCTTGGTCTTCAAGCATGGGAAACTATCGGGTGAGGGACGGGTGCTGTCCGACCTGCTCCGTGATTTTGAGCAACGCCATCCGGGTATCCTGGTTCGAGAAGAGCTCTTACCGTCCGATTCGGATCGACAGCATCAGTATTACGCGATGAATTTGGATGGAGGGAAAGCTCCGTTCGATCTTCTTGCGATCGACACGATCTGGGCGCAGGAATTCGCCAAGGCAGGATGGATTGCGCCGTTGGACGAGGTCCTGACTCCGGCCGAGCAGGGTGAGTTCTTTCCCGGGCCGATTGAGGCAGCGACGTTCCAAGGGCGTCTGTACGCCGTGCCCTGGTATGTGGATGCCGGTGTCCTCTATTACCGGCGTGATTTGTTGGATCGCCATGGTCTTGAACCGCCTCGCACGTGGCTTGAACTCGCCCATATGGCTAAGTTGGTGTTAAAGGCGGAGCGGGACTCCGCTTTGGCTGGTTTCGTCTGGCAAGGGAAACAATATGAAGGTTTGATGTGTGTCGCGCTAGAGGTGCTTCGGAGTAACGGGACGGATCTCTGGGTTGGTGATCGTGACCGTGCCGAATACGGCTTACGGTTCTTGCGTGAGATGATTGCGACGCATGGAATTACTCCGCTCTCCACGAGCATGGCCGATGAAGAGTCGACTCGCTGGATGTTCGGCGAGGGGCATGCCCTGTTCATGAGAAATTGGCCCTATGCCTGGTCCCTGCTTCAGCAAGAGGGCTCGCCGGTTCGCGGTAAAATCGGCATCGTCCCGCTTCCCGCCTTTCCCGGATTTAGCAGTGCGCCGGTGTTGGGAGGGTGGATGCTCGCCGTACCGAGCAGTTCCACCCATCAAGAGGTCGTCAGGGATCTGATCAGCTTCTTGACCTCTCCGAATACGCAACGCAAGATCGCGATGGAATTGGGGTACAATCCGGTGCGCCAAGCCCTATATACCGACGAGTCCTTGCTTAAAGTCCGCCCTCTCTTAAAGAATCTTTATCCGATTTTATTGGACGCGAAGCCTCGTCCGGTGACGCCGTATTATCTGTTAGTGTCTCAGGCCGTGCAGCCGGAAGTCAGCGCAGTGGTCGTTGGACGGAGGTCGCCTGCCGAGGCCCTTGATGTCATCAGACGCCGTGTCGATCAGATCATGGGAGAACAGACCTCTCCCGCAAGGATGGGGCGATCATGA
- a CDS encoding hypothetical protein (conserved membrane protein of unknown function), whose protein sequence is MMTDFFQTALLAPLAQLGQQVLAVLPNVLAMLIIVGVGLLAARALGHLVERLLRVVRLDQLCDRLEINAALLRGGVKADPSYLIGRFVYWGVVAFAVIAGLGALNLQPINQFANSLLAYIPHVLVAGLILVTGYLLSNFIAQGVLIAGVNAGLPPARLFANMSRWGIQLFALAMAAEELGIAASVVVVGFGITFGGIVFATCLAFGLGAKDLAKDYLERTFWNRGRDRAPDDLRHL, encoded by the coding sequence ATGATGACGGATTTTTTCCAAACTGCACTACTCGCGCCGTTGGCGCAACTTGGCCAGCAAGTCTTGGCCGTGTTGCCGAATGTGTTGGCCATGCTCATCATCGTCGGCGTTGGCCTGTTGGCGGCTCGAGCGTTGGGCCATCTGGTCGAACGATTGTTGCGCGTGGTGCGTCTTGACCAACTGTGTGATCGACTTGAAATCAACGCTGCGCTGTTGCGTGGTGGCGTGAAGGCTGATCCCTCCTATCTCATCGGCCGGTTCGTCTATTGGGGGGTTGTCGCATTCGCAGTGATCGCCGGCCTGGGCGCGCTGAACCTCCAACCGATCAACCAGTTTGCTAATTCGCTCTTAGCATACATTCCACACGTGTTGGTCGCAGGGCTGATATTGGTCACTGGATACCTGCTCTCCAATTTCATTGCGCAGGGTGTGTTGATCGCAGGGGTGAATGCCGGGCTTCCCCCGGCCCGGCTGTTCGCGAACATGTCGCGTTGGGGTATCCAACTCTTTGCACTGGCGATGGCGGCGGAGGAGTTGGGTATTGCTGCGAGCGTGGTGGTTGTGGGATTCGGGATTACCTTTGGAGGCATTGTGTTCGCCACCTGCTTGGCGTTCGGTCTCGGGGCCAAGGATTTAGCGAAAGACTATCTGGAGCGGACGTTCTGGAATCGAGGACGCGATCGCGCTCCGGACGATCTGCGACATCTGTGA